TCCCGCAGATCTTCTTCTACGGGATGTTTTCCCTGTTCATGGCCGTGCTGAACACGAAGGAACACTTCCGCCCCGGGGCGTGGGCGCCGGTGGCCAACAACGTCGTCTCCATCGCCGTGCTCCTGCTGTACATGGTCGCGCCGGGTCAGCTGGCACCGGCCGAGAAGACGTCGTTAAGCGATCCGCATGTGCTCATCCTTGGGTTGGGCACAACGCTTGGCGTGGTTGTGCAGTGCCTAATTATGCTTCCTGCACTGCGCAAACTGGGCATCGATCTGCGGCCGCTGTGGGGCCTGGATGACAGATTGAAGGCGTTCGGTGGGATGGCGCTGGCGATCATCGCCTACGTGGCCGTGAGCCAACTCGGCTACATCGCGACGACCCGGATCGCCTCGCACGCGGATAGCTCCGCGCCCTTCATCTACCAGCAACATTGGATGCTGTTGCAGGTTCCCTACGGCGTGATCGGTGTGACACTGCTGACGGCGATCATGCCCCGCCTCTCGCGCGACGCTGCGGACGGGGATGACCAGGCCGTGGTTCGCGACCTCGAGCTCGGTACGAAACTGACCTTTATCGCGCTGATCCCGCTGATCATCTTCATGACGGCTTTCGGCCCCGACATCGGGCACGCCCTGTTCGCCTACGGCAACTTCGACCCGCACCACGCGCGCACCCTGGGCTTGACCGTGAGCTTTTCCGCGTTCACGCTAATTCCTTACGCGCTGGTCATGCTCCACCTGCGTGTGTTTTATGCCCGGGAGGAGGCCTGGACGCCGACCTTCATCATCGCCGGCATCACCGCCACCAAGATCGTGTTGAGCTACCTCGCACCAGCCGTGGCGGGCTCCCCCGAATCCGTTGTTGTGCTCCTTGGCGCCGCCAACGGGTTCGGGTTCATCGCCGGTGCGATCATCGGGGCGTTCCTGCTGCGACGCAAGCTGGGCACCCTCCGCGCCGGGTCGGTGCTGCGCACGAGCCTGTGGGCCGCGGGGGCATCCCTGGCTGGCGTGGCCGTCACCTTCGCGTTGCGGTTTGTCGCGCATTCCGTTTTGCACGACCCCGCCCGCGCTTTCGGCCGCCTCATCGGGCTGCCGTCCTCCGGGTTCCTCCTCGAGGTGGCCGTGCTCGGCGTGGTGTTCCTCATTGTGACGGGTCTGGTGTTGTCGCGCTCCCGCCTGCCGGAGGTGCAAAACGTCGGCCGCGCCCTCTCGCGCATCCCGGGCATGGGCCGGTTCATCCGCCCCGACGACGGCAAAGCGGTGGAGGTCGGGGAGATCGACCCGCGCGACATGTCCACCCAGTTCCTCGCGGCCGATACCTTCAACGCCTCGCCCGTGCCCCCGCCGCTGTCCGCCGGCGTGGTGCGTGGCCCGCGTTTGGTGCCCGGCGCGAGCGTTTCCGACGGCCGCTTCCGTCTCATCCGGGACCACGGTGCAACTACCGGTGCGCGCTTTTGGCAGGCCCGCGAGGTGTCGACGGGGCGGATGGTCGCCCTCACGTTCGTCGACACCTCCGGCGTGGCCCCACTTGCGCCCGCCACCCCGCGGGAAGCGGCCATCAACGCCGCCGGCGTTGCCCGTCGGACGCGCAAGCTGGCGGCGCTGAATCTGCCCTCAGTGGCCGACAACATCCGGGTGCTGTCCTACCGCACCGGGGTGCTGGTCGTGGCTGATTGGATCCCCGGTGCCACGTTGAAAAACGTCGCCGAGGCGGGCCACACTCTGCACGCGGAGGCCGTCGCCAATTCTCTAGCACCGCTGGCCAGCGGGATCGGGGCTGCACACGAGGCCGGGGTGCCGTTCGGCCTCGATAACCGCAACCGCCTGCGCGTGTCCACCGACGGCGTCGTCCGCCTTGCTTTCCCCGCCATTCTTCCCGACTCCTCCGGAGAGGAAGACGCTCGCGCCCTCGCTTCCGCGCTCACGCTCCTGACCACCGACGTCAGTTCGCGTGTCCTCGAGGGGGTCACCGCCGAGACGCGTTCGCTTGCCGACGCCCCCACCACCGCCCCGGATGACTT
The nucleotide sequence above comes from Corynebacterium capitovis DSM 44611. Encoded proteins:
- the murJ gene encoding murein biosynthesis integral membrane protein MurJ; this encodes MTQPESSQRATGLRRRIVTPAPPAPVPTLREKESEADGTGHPDRSALTTSPSGESLAPDAPSEAQAQTNSDVVRSTGSMAIATLISRITGFIRTVLIGAALGGPVASAFNTANTLPNLITEIVLGSVLTALVVPVLVRAEKEDPDRGATFIRRLFTLTLTLMTVVTLAAVAAAPLLTRLMLDEDGRVNIAQSTSFAFLLLPQIFFYGMFSLFMAVLNTKEHFRPGAWAPVANNVVSIAVLLLYMVAPGQLAPAEKTSLSDPHVLILGLGTTLGVVVQCLIMLPALRKLGIDLRPLWGLDDRLKAFGGMALAIIAYVAVSQLGYIATTRIASHADSSAPFIYQQHWMLLQVPYGVIGVTLLTAIMPRLSRDAADGDDQAVVRDLELGTKLTFIALIPLIIFMTAFGPDIGHALFAYGNFDPHHARTLGLTVSFSAFTLIPYALVMLHLRVFYAREEAWTPTFIIAGITATKIVLSYLAPAVAGSPESVVVLLGAANGFGFIAGAIIGAFLLRRKLGTLRAGSVLRTSLWAAGASLAGVAVTFALRFVAHSVLHDPARAFGRLIGLPSSGFLLEVAVLGVVFLIVTGLVLSRSRLPEVQNVGRALSRIPGMGRFIRPDDGKAVEVGEIDPRDMSTQFLAADTFNASPVPPPLSAGVVRGPRLVPGASVSDGRFRLIRDHGATTGARFWQAREVSTGRMVALTFVDTSGVAPLAPATPREAAINAAGVARRTRKLAALNLPSVADNIRVLSYRTGVLVVADWIPGATLKNVAEAGHTLHAEAVANSLAPLASGIGAAHEAGVPFGLDNRNRLRVSTDGVVRLAFPAILPDSSGEEDARALASALTLLTTDVSSRVLEGVTAETRSLADAPTTAPDDFRSIAATLERLSQGEAAQERRDLSDAVEAGRRSPEPDPEALRGGFGRRAYHPAAFFTIIAAAVAAVVAIAALTVYIFSVLGGPETYSPVAPGTARETASSAAAERGRAVMIRPVQVSAYGALNEPGVEAAADGDTATTWGAGAGAGLVLRAGGEFETEQVNIASDTEGASVTLYGITGADGDDELAGATELGSGVLSTGTTSVSSASAAQVRGVMILFADAANVAEVDVIGRTAP